Within the Acidobacteriota bacterium genome, the region GCCGCCTACTACGCGGGTGACGCCCAGACCAGCAACGAGAAGCTTCACCTCGGCGAGACGGCCGCCGAGGAACTGTTCACCCGGAGCATCTCGAGAGCAGCCGCGACGGTCCTGCTCAATGACAACGTTCTCGAGTATGCGGGCGAAGATTACGAAATCCTCTACACCAATCTCATTAAGGCCCTCAACTACCTGGCCCTGGGGAAGTTTGACGACGCCTTCGTCGAAGTCCGACGGGCCAACGAGAAGCTGGAACTGCTCGAACTGAAGTACGGTGACGCCGTCGCCGCCCTGCAGGAGGGAATCGACAAGGACAGCGCCGGCTTCGGCATATCCTATGAAGCCGCGCGCGTGCGCTTTCACAACGACGCTTTTGCCCGCTACCTGAGCATGCATCTGTACGCCGCCGACGGCAAGTGGGACGACGCCCGGATCGACTACGATCTGCTCAGGCAGGCGTTCGCCGTGCAACCGTACGTCTACGGTTTTCCCATGCCCGACGTCCGTTATCAATCCGAAGAGGGGGCCATCCTCTCGGTGGTGGCCGTGACCGGTCTGGCTCCAAGAAAGGAGGCCCTGAACCTGCGCCTGCGCACGGACAAGGACCTCGGTTTGGTCCAGATTCTCTACACCGACCCGCAACGCAAGGACACCGAGTACGGGCACCTGCCGCTGGACGTACGTGCCGACTACTATTTCAAGTTTGCGATTCCGGTTCTTGTGCCGCGCCCGTCCGTCGTCGAACGCATTCGCATCCTGGCGGGCACCGATCCTATCGGCGAGCTTCAACTCCTGGAGGACGTTTCCAGCGTCGCCGGGGAGACGTTTGACGCAAAGAAGACGCTCATGTATATCCGTGCGGTCGCCCGGGCGGTGGCCAAGGGGCTGGCCACCCACAAGCTCAAGGAGCAGTCGGACACCGGCGGGCTGGAGGGCTGGCTGAAAAAGCTGGCGATCGACGCGGGCGCCGACCTTACTGAAAACGCCGACCTGCGTTCGTCGCAACTGCTGCCCGGCCGGGTCCACGTGGGTGATTTCGACCTTGCGCCCGGTACGTACGACATCACGGTCGAATTCTACGCCGCCGGCGATCAACTGATCACCAGGAAGCGGTTTCCCGAATTCCGGGTCACCCGGCGGGGTTTGAACCTGATCCAGGCGCATCTTCCCAACTGACGGCCGCCAGGCACACGGCATCGGATCACACGTTGACAAAGATGTGTACGTAACGTACTCTTGGAGGACCGTTGCACGGGGCAGGCCGTTTCATCGGTCCGGACTAATCGGCAACTCCAATAGATGTACGGAGGGCAGCCATGAGCAGAAAACTGATCGCAATAGCCATCTTTGCGTGCCTTCTCGGCGGTCGAGAGGCGGTGCTCGGCGGGACCGAGTGGGGGCAGATTCATCCCAACTTCAGATTGAACGTCTCGGAACGGTTTCGCATGACCACGTGGGACAACACCATCGACCGTGATTGGTGGTCATCTGACTCCCGTTCTTTTGTCCGTCAGCGCATAGGCGTAACAGGTCAGTGGTTGCCGTCCGACCGTTTCGAGGCGGCCCTTAAGTTGACCAACGAGTTCCGTTACTATTTCGTGCCCCAATACTGGGATTTCGATCTCGACGAGGTCATTGTCGATCAACTATACCTCCGCTGGCGCAAGGCCCTGGGACGTCCGGCAACCATAACGGTGGGGCGTCAGAACCTCATCCTGGGGGAGGGCTTCGTGATGATGGACGGGTACCCACTGGACGGATCACGGACGATCTACTTCAATGCGGCCCGCCTCGATTACCTGTTCGGCGCGGACAGGCAGTTGACGCTTTTCTACGTATATCAGCCGGAGAATGATGACCTGTTGCCCATTATCAACGATCAGGACAAGCAACTGATCGAGCAGCCGGAGGTCGGGTTCGGGGTGTATTTTGCCGGGCCCGTCGGGAAAGCAGACCTGCATGCCTACGTCATACGAAAGAACATGCGGGCTACTTACTCACGTCCGAACCAGTCCGAGATCAACAC harbors:
- a CDS encoding alginate export family protein, which produces MSRKLIAIAIFACLLGGREAVLGGTEWGQIHPNFRLNVSERFRMTTWDNTIDRDWWSSDSRSFVRQRIGVTGQWLPSDRFEAALKLTNEFRYYFVPQYWDFDLDEVIVDQLYLRWRKALGRPATITVGRQNLILGEGFVMMDGYPLDGSRTIYFNAARLDYLFGADRQLTLFYVYQPENDDLLPIINDQDKQLIEQPEVGFGVYFAGPVGKADLHAYVIRKNMRATYSRPNQSEINTVGARVTGAVMPRLSATAEGAYQFGKYGDADRSALGGYGYLTYATAWPAYLPGSFTGGIIYLSGDDPGTGDHEGWDPVFARWPKWSESFIYTLANERAVAYWTNFISLHAGVRFDLPDDMQLHLVYRHLMAPESPDASAGFPYGTGKTRGDMLIAKLDFRISKYLSGHILWESFNPGNYYFSRANRYPYDRADPYHWARVEFLFKI